Proteins from one Candida orthopsilosis Co 90-125, chromosome 2 draft sequence genomic window:
- a CDS encoding Chl4 protein (protein described as having role in chromosome segregation): protein MKAIEKLNVLPSRYIPSYSIGSLITILDRLSTESLYQLCIHWTKSVNTQPYVPQDSIYTQQGLCNKLIKEIKSLLKNTHSGKTDIIRKITYEYWSDGLNLQQLAQIDCQLVIDGSGHFNWHFSRILDVEGNEFCLDVDPQLFAQDVASKLSKLYLTHVYILKHPRLSLHIIRIQVFDLNQKEGLLDLNKPQVSSYRPYFICLPTETTYIFHSVSYDGIVCKSIMQTIEQCLPTHEQNQLKIDTPSDQKPITSLETIYTLKSSPRLGKSLGIWSPYADGVIDIAPLGVLDKHSTLQEHSNHKEDTIEAKLQDIASLRFHGVTNDVNSPNRASRKRRFAAIDESETNSSKSHFTSRFPLQHTKFVIQEPINQNELIRSNIKLKLSGTDVFGGLHELSVATSDPKKMIINPEEIPHWLTGEDGATFGHIRDGKFHS from the coding sequence ATGAAAGCCATCGAGAAACTAAATGTGCTCCCAAGCAGATATATACCTAGCTACTCCATTGGGAGTCTTATCACAATACTAGACCGTCTAAGTACGGAGTCATTGTACCAACTTTGCATCCATTGGACCAAATCAGTCAATACACAACCATATGTTCCCCAAGACTCTATCTACACACAACAAGGACTCTGTAATAAACTTATCAAAGAGATCAAATCACTTCTAAAGAATACACATAGTGGAAAGACAGATATTATTCGGAAAATAACCTACGAGTATTGGTCAGATGGATTAAATCTACAACAACTTGCGCAGATTGATTGTCAATTGGTAATAGACGGATCTGGGCATTTCAATTGGCACTTCTCAAGAATACTAGATGTGGAAGGAAATGAATTTTGTCTTGATGTAGACCCTCAATTGTTTGCCCAAGATGTGGCATCGAAATTGTCCAAACTTTACCTCACTCATGTTTACATCTTGAAACATCCGCGTTTATCCTTGCATATAATTAGGATTCAAGTGTTTGATTTAAATCAGAAAGAAGGACTTTTGGACCTAAATAAACCACAGGTATCATCCTATAGACCTTACTTTATTTGTTTACCTACTGAAACAACCTACATTTTTCACTCTGTGAGTTATGATGGCATAGTTTGCAAGCTGATAATgcaaacaattgaacagTGCCTACCCACACATGAACAAAACCAACTCAAAATTGATACACCATCTGATCAGAAACCGATCACATCACTAGAGACCATCTACACGTTAAAGAGTAGCCCGCGATTGGGGAAAAGTTTGGGTATATGGTCACCATACGCTGATGGAGTTATTGATATCGCTCCGTTAGGTGTATTGGATAAACATTCAACGCTACAAGAAcattcaaatcataaaGAAGACACTATAGAAGCTAAGCTACAGGACATTGCAAGTCTTCGATTTCACGGAGTTACCAACGATGTAAATTCTCCCAATCGTGCTTCAAGAAAACGACGATTTGCAGCTATTGATGAGTCCGAAACAAACTCATCCAAATCTCATTTTACATCACGTTTCCCATTGCAGCACACCAAGTTCGTGATACAGGAGCCAATAAACCAAAACGAACTTATCAGGTCCAATATTAAACTCAAACTCTCCGGAACTGACGTATTTGGTGGCCTACATGAACTATCCGTAGCCACTTCTGATCCAAAGAAAATGATCATAAACCCTGAAGAAATACCTCATTGGTTAACAGGAGAAGACGGTGCTACATTTGGCCATATAAGAGATGGAAAATTTCATTCCTAG
- a CDS encoding Vps16 protein (protein similar to S. cerevisiae Vps16p, which involved in protein-vacuolar targeting) → MPTNPSFNWSRLQNVYYDIRTCYAPLSWSIENLYSNYRISFASNTTLIAIASNSVPHPNLVEVYSLSGNKVTSVIYNSTPTDYIHDFHFCKEDLVLILNDGRFRYYQDLVGNFNEYRFTQDLIKLDNMTSNGKSSNGSAIESNRMITNLENDETEEIINIRETQTSESYLVVRLDNKLILTDLDSFQNYEIEISSCSSNGIEGMTISEGKKSVIIYIACQKTILVLKIDFGLSSFELVDQELTDGPFNSISISPNGQLAALHNISFNKVFVVSSSFDQILLEYDTSNDSSSPYQVTWCGNDAIALSLKDEIKLIGPDQQSISFFYDIDEDDDFDLDNLLLKDSVKYDLQYTIPIIQTLSDGLRVVTREKVQFLYRVPEKTVAMYQIGSNSPSSILADCVNKFSSNAAKAHANITLLKSDDVLSIAMDDALQVALDELDTSWQKKALKAVTFGKVYAEGAFDADKYVAVLDTVKVLNQLRAHELGLFLTYSEVQSIGWKEVVKMLLRRNQHYLTLRITRALCLKDLVPLIYIHWCCYKIRKESGLSDVQLFKIIVDKLLSASNKRRNYISIDMISDVAHEEGRVILTNLLIDLEPSITNKIKKLVDFGEIELALVKAFQSGDYSLSLLMLMRVQDSLPTSDFFEILNQNESKHYNPTIQKELQTMNVEIPTETIPIKGEVIGHTWLESIGKSHLKLMEKFLTHEDKTHEMNILKLKEFSRTFPVGEGEEYYNSYKKLLTKCLRRSVRTTTMKAIERELKILELQNRLGKTYLTNFYSEKSLLSILTKLIKMNQIKPASKIVKEFSISQEKFWHLVLNTYSQAHEFDRLYEFVFGSLDASMGKSPIGFEPIIEAGFANNAPKEHISAYIRNSVKYKYDEKVRLFIRNEDYESAAQEAFKNKDIEILRNLQHNVPNADTKALQIIKSSIQKLGY, encoded by the coding sequence atgCCAACAAATCCTAGCTTCAATTGGCTGCGATTGCAGAATGTTTATTACGATATAAGAACTTGCTATGCTCCTCTAAGCTggtcaattgaaaatttgtaTTCGAATTATAGGATATCATTTGCATCAAACACTACATTGATTGCCATTGCCTCCAATTCAGTACCACATCCAAACCTCGTTGAAGTATACAGTCTAAGTGGCAACAAGGTAACATCAGTGATATATAATAGTACACCAACTGACTATATTCATGACTTTCATTTTTGCAAGGAGGATCTAGTGTTGATCCTAAACGATGGGAGATTTAGATACTACCAAGATTTGGTAGGGAATTTCAATGAGTATCGATTCACTCAggatttgatcaaattggataatATGACATCCAATGGAAAGAGCAGCAATGGGTCTGCTATAGAGTCCAACAGGATGATCACCAATCTTGAAAATGACGAGACAGAAGAGATAATTAATATCAGAGAAACGCAAACGTCTGAGAGCTACTTGGTAGTCAGACTTGATAACAAGCTCATTTTGACGGACTTAGACTCGTTTCAGAActatgaaattgaaatctcTAGttgttcatcaaatggTATCGAAGGAATGACCATAAGCGAGGGTAAGAAAAGCGTAATCATCTACATTGCTTGTCAAAAGACAATTCTAGTCTtgaagattgattttggtcTCTCTAGCTTTGAGCTTGTTGATCAAGAGCTAACTGACGGACCATTCAATAGCATCTCCATCTCACCAAACGGACAATTAGCAGCATTGCACAATatatcattcaacaaagtctTTGTTGTTAGTAGCtcatttgatcaaatccTTTTGGAATATGACACGTCAAACGACTCAAGCTCACCATACCAAGTAACATGGTGTGGAAATGATGCAATTGCTTTATctttgaaagatgaaataAAGTTGATAGGTCCAGACCAACAATCAATATCATTCTTTTAcgatattgatgaagatgatgactTTGATCTTGACAATTTGCTACTAAAGGACTCTGTGAAATATGATTTGCAATATACAATCCCCATCATTCAAACATTGTCTGATGGTTTGAGGGTTGTAACTAGAGAAAAGGTGCAATTTTTGTACCGAGTACCAGAGAAAACCGTAGCAATGTATCAAATTGGATCCAACAGCCCTAGTAGTATATTGGCCGATTGTGTTAACAAATTCAGTCTGAATGCAGCAAAAGCCCATGCAAACATCACGCTTCTAAAGTCAGACGATGTGCTTTCTATCGCTATGGATGATGCCCTCCAAGTTGCCCTTGATGAGCTTGACACAAGCTGGCAGAAGAAAGCATTAAAAGCTGTGACATTTGGAAAAGTGTACGCCGAGGGTGCATTTGATGCAGACAAATACGTGGCCGTGCTAGACACTGTCAAAGTTTTAAATCAACTAAGGGCACATGAGTTGGGCTTGTTTTTAACATATCTGGAGGTGCAAAGTATCGGTTGGAAAGAAGTAGTCAAAATGCTTCTACGAAGAAACCAACACTACCTAACCTTGCGGATTACTAGGGCTCTTTGCTTAAAAGACTTGGTGCCGTTAATTTACATCCATTGGTGTTGTTATAAGATACGAAAAGAGCTGGGCTTGTCGGACGTGCAGTTGTTCAAGATTATCGTTGACAAATTGCTATCTGCATCaaacaagagaagaaaCTACATATCGATTGATATGATATCAGATGTGGCACACGAAGAAGGAAGGGTCATTTTAACAAACTTGTTAATTGATCTAGAGCCCTCCATTACtaacaaaataaagaaaCTAGTCGATTTTGGTGAGATTGAACTTGCCTTGGTCAAAGCATTTCAGTCTGGTGATTATTCTTTAAGTCTTCTCATGCTCATGCGTGTTCAGGACAGTCTTCCCACATCTGACTTTTTTGAGatcttgaatcaaaacGAAAGCAAGCATTATAACCCAACTATTCAGAAAGAATTGCAGACCATGAATGTGGAAATACCAACTGAAACCATTCCCATCAAAGGGGAAGTTATAGGTCATACTTGGTTagaatcaattggaaaatcGCACCTCAAATTAATGGAGAAGTTTCTCACTCACGAAGATAAAACCCATGAAATGAATATACTAAAGTTGAAAGAGTTTTCCAGGACTTTCCCTGTTGGCGAAGGCGAAGAGTACTACAACAGCTATAAAAAGTTACTAACAAAGTGCTTACGAAGGTCAGTCCGAACCACCACTATGAAAGCCATTGAAAGGGAACTTAAAATCCTCGAACTTCAAAATAGGCTAGGAAAGACATACCTCACCAATTTCTATTCTGAAAAATCATTGTTATCAATTTtaaccaaattgatcaagatgaatcaaatcaaaccTGCAAGTAAAATCGTCAAGgagttttcaatatctcaagaaaaattttggcatttggtgttgaataCATACTCACAAGCACATGAATTTGATAGATTATAtgaatttgtatttggatCATTAGATGCATCAATGGGGAAATCGCCCATTGGATTTGAACCAATCATTGAAGCTGGATTTGCCAATAATGCACCTAAGGAGCACATATCTGCGTACATTCGTAATTCAGTTAAGTACaaatatgatgaaaaagttcGATTATTTATAAGAAATGAGGACTATGAATCGGCAGCTCAAGAGGCcttcaaaaataaagatattgaaatcCTTCGAAATTTACAACATAATGTCCCTAATGCGGATACGAAAGCTTTACAAATTATAAAATCCAGTATTCAAAAGTTAGGTTATTAG
- a CDS encoding Elc1 elongin C codes for MADSEVEFVTLVSSDNFKFIISKEVASISSVLRNSQGFEEGKTGRIDLDMDGDILECIVEYLYYHYKYKDQAESGDVPEFNIPTHLALELLVKADYLDI; via the coding sequence ATGGCTGATCTGGAGGTTGAGTTTGTCACACTAGTTTCATCAGATAACTTCAAGTTTATAATACTGAAGGAGGTGGCGTCGATATCATCAGTGTTGCGAAATTCGCAGGGTTTTGAAGAAGGGAAAACGGGTAGAATAGATCTTGATATGGATGGTGATATACTAGAGTGTATTGTAGAGTATTTATACTATCAttacaaatacaaagaCCAAGCTGAGAGTGGGGATGTTCCTGAATTCAATATTCCAACCCACTTGGCATTGgagttgttggtgaaaGCAGATTATTTGGATATATAG
- a CDS encoding transcription factor yields MTTTLLNTLASEVNQFDTSGQESLNALLEDSSNFLQSLKELESDLEKEINVEQGEPQVQNGNSRKTTKEQISGLSKQMDNWYKASINRLKTYNTANNRFSKNVLNNNKFGVNLDNAYIYPLNMDSYPVEDFDLDASLNEIGMGSINRIPQELENKSIRQENRQELIKAIILHLLKIGQSNIVPTMVKQLLNDPTISVDEELAEKFKLLNSIVDDICIRHDLTHALGWFETKFNERAIGKVPLIERSGALSEVEFKFHMLQFIILLNGKESKFTSNDALEAYFYSRDHFSKFLKDYLNELAPLMSLILFNSDSGIENFSRQKHKETAINNFIEKLKQGFSIEAEEVLSNGHQSQAEFVSELLNSFNNVHENEELFANLSHDFVAEYCKDLKLSSDSSLFQSVLAGHIYLPSFYKYNSIELKMKKFNDKSQPSPSEKDMLNNVASFHFELPFQLPDSNRFLFRNHPIFICPVTREQSIPLSETTEESIIVNTDANGQLVSRKRKIAVDNPLNTQVVALKYCNHLALKESVWHLSKKGIDVFKCPYCYKKHKFTDAVDAYFIDL; encoded by the coding sequence ATGACTACTACACTACTAAACACACTAGCCCTGGAGGTGAATCAGTTTGACACAAGTGGTCAAGAGAGCCTCAATGCATTACTCGAAGATTCAAGCAACTTCTTACAACTGTTGAAAGAGTTGGAGTCTGAtttagaaaaagaaataaatgTGGAGCAAGGGGAGCCACAGGTGCAAAATGGTAATAGTCGTAAAACCACTAAAGAACAAATTAGTGGGTTACTGAAGCAAATGGATAATTGGTATAAAGCTTCAATAAATCGACTCAAGACTTACAACACCGCCAATAATCGATTTCTGAAGAATGTGCTCAATAATAACAAGTTTGGTGTCAATTTAGATAATGCTTATATATACCCTTTGAACATGGATAGCTATCCTGTGGAAGATTTTGATCTTGACGCATCGTTGAATGAAATAGGTATGGGCTCAATCAATCGGATCCCACAGGAATTAGAAAACAAGAGTATTAGGCAGGAGAATCGACAAGAGTTGATTAAAGCTATAATCTTGCATTTGCTAAAGATTGGCCAAAGCAATATTGTTCCCACCATGGTGAAGCAATTGTTAAATGACCCTACGATATCAGTAGACGAGGAGCTAGCAGAGAAGTTCAAATTGCTCAACctgattgttgatgatatttgCATTCGCCACGACTTGACTCATGCTTTGGGTTGGTTTGAAACTAAATTCAACGAACGAGCTATCGGGAAAGTGCCTTTGATTGAAAGAAGTGGGGCTTTGAGTGAAGTCGAATTCAAATTCCATATGCttcaatttattattttattAAATGGGAAGGAGCTGAAATTTACTTCCAATGATGCATTAGAAGCATATTTTTACTCACGAGATCACTTTAGTAAGTTTTTGAAGGATTACCTTAATGAACTAGCGCCATTGATGTCGTTAATTCTTTTCAACTCAGATTCaggaattgaaaacttttcaCGCCAGAAGCATAAGGAAACTGCTATAAATAActttattgaaaagttgaagcAAGGGTTTTCTATAGAGGCTGAAGAGGTTCTTAGCAACGGTCATCAAAGCCAAGCAGAGTTTGTTTCCGAATTGCTCAATAGCTTCAATAACGTCCATGAAAATGAGGAGTTGTTTGCTAATTTGTCTCATGATTTTGTTGCCGAGTATTGTAAGGACTTGAAGTTGTCCAGCGACTCATCCTTATTTCAAAGCGTTTTGGCAGGCCATATTTACCTACCAAGTTTTTACAAATACAATCTGATTGAgttaaagatgaagaagttcAATGATAAGTCTCAACCCAGTCCATCAGAGAAGGATATGTTGAACAACGTTGCgtcatttcattttgagTTGCCATTTCAGCTACCAGATTCGAACAGGTTTCTCTTCAGAAACCACCCCATTTTCATCTGTCCTGTTACACGAGAGCAATCGATACCACTTTCAGAGACTACAGAAGAGTCAATAATAGTCAATACTGATGCAAATGGTCAACTTGTATCAAGGAAGCGAAAGATTGCCGTTGATAATCCACTAAACACACAAGTGGTTGCATTGAAGTACTGTAATCATTTAGCATTGAAAGAAAGTGTCTGGCACCTTTCGAAAAAGGGaattgatgttttcaaatgtcCTTACTGTTATAAGAAGCATAAATTTACTGATGCGGTAGATGCCTACTTTATAGATTTATAA